The following proteins come from a genomic window of Vidua chalybeata isolate OUT-0048 chromosome 2, bVidCha1 merged haplotype, whole genome shotgun sequence:
- the LOC128784063 gene encoding thyroid hormone-inducible hepatic protein-like: MEQYFSATQKMEQEVMFPSLLRGVFPQQEGAAPAAESRTDLYERYQLLKAIKPMVEKGLASVSDQSPTGADTDVDTSADSNEAEDAQLEERLSHHLNGLQQVLTHLTRDTNALTRRYSQILEQISPSEGQPSW; this comes from the coding sequence ATGGAGCAGTACTTCTCAGCCACGCAGaagatggagcaggaggtgaTGTTCCCCAGCCTGCTCCGAGGGGTCTTCCCGCAGCAGGagggggcagccccagctgcagagagccGCACGGACCTCTACGAGCGCTACCAGCTCCTCAAGGCCATCAAGCCCATGGTGGAGAAAGGCCTGGCCTCTGTCAGTGACCAGAGCCCGACCGGTGCCGACACCGACGTGGACACATCCGCGGACAGCAACGAGGCCGAGGATGCCCAGCTCGAGGAGCGCCTGTCCCACCACCTGAATGGCCTGCAGCAGGTCCTCACCCACCTCACCAGGGACACCAACGCCCTGACCCGGAGGTACAGCCAGATCCTGGAGCAGATCAGCCCCAGCGAGGGGCAGCCCAGCTGGTGA
- the NDUFC2 gene encoding NADH dehydrogenase [ubiquinone] 1 subunit C2 yields the protein MAFLPDESRSLPPPPLLNKGSMWLGFAGWMTALIDNAFNQRPIFRAGIHRQILLATLGCFVGYQLVKRTEYMHAKVDRELFEYIRHHPVDFNSSTEKKRIGQLLEDFHPIR from the exons ATGGCGTTCCTGCCCGACGAGTCGCGgtcgctgccgccgccgccgctcctcAACAAGGGCTCGATGTGGCTCGGGTTCGCGGGGTGGATGACGGCGCTGATAGACAACGCCTTTAACCAGCGCCCCATCTTCCGAGCCG GTATTCACCGGCAGATCCTGTTAGCTACCTTGGGCTGCTTTGTTGGCTACCAGCTCGTGAAACGCACCGAGTACATGCATGCCAAGGTGGACAGAGAGCTGTTCGAGTACATCAGGCACCATCCAGTGGACTTCAACTCATCAACAG aaaagaaaagaataggGCAGCTCTTGGAAGATTTCCACCCAATTCGATGA
- the ALG8 gene encoding probable dolichyl pyrophosphate Glc1Man9GlcNAc2 alpha-1,3-glucosyltransferase, whose amino-acid sequence MAAGGRGWFRALALGVSFLKCLLIPAYYSTDFEVHRNWLAITHNLPVSQWYYEATSEWTLDYPPFFAWFEYVLSHIAKYFDPQMLVVENLNYASRATIFFQRLSVIFTDTLFIYAVHECCRCINGKRAAKDILEKPTFILAVLLLWNFGLLIVDHIHFQYNGFLFGLMLLSVARLCQKRYLEGAFLFAVLLHFKHIYVYVAPAYGVYLLRSYCFTANNADGSLKWRSFSFLHVTLLGLIVCLVSALSLGPFLVLGQLPQVISRLFPFKRGLCHAYWAPNFWALYNAMDKALTILGLKCNFLDATKIPKASMTGGLVQEFQHTVLPSVTPLATLICTFIAILPSVFCLWFKPQGPRGFLQCLVLCALSSFMFGWHVHEKAILLAILPLSLLSIQRAKDAGIYLILATTGHFSLFPLLFTTPELPIKILLMLLFTIYSFSSLKSLFRREKPLLNWLETIYLIQLVPLEIFCEIVFPLTPWKRHFPFVPLLLTSVYCALGITYAWLKLYVSVLTERIPVRQKAE is encoded by the exons ATGGCGGCGGGCGGCCGCGGCTGGTTCCGCGCGCTGGCGCTCGGCGTGTCCTTCCTCAAGTGCCTCCTCATCCCCGCCTA TTACTCCACAGATTTCGAAGTCCATAGGAACTGGCTTGCCATCACCCACAACTTGCCCGTCTCTCAGTGGTACTACGAG GCGACCTCGGAATGGACCCTGGATTATCCACCattttttgcttggtttgaATATGTGCTTTCTCACATTGCCAAGTACTTTGACCCCCAAATGTTGGTTGTTGAAAACTTGAATTACGCCAGTCGTGCAACCATCTTCTTCCAAAGGCTTTCTGTCATCTTTACAGATACCCTCTTCATATATGCAGTTCATGA GTGCTGCAGATGTATAAATGGAAAACGAGCTGCAAAGGATATCCTGGAAAAACCAACATTTATTCTTGCTGTTCTGCTCTTGTGGAATTTTGGGTTGTTAATTGTGGATC ATATTCACTTCCAGTACAATGGCTTCCTCTTTGGGCTGATGCTTCTTTCTGTTGCTCGGCTGTGTCAG aaaaggtATTTGGAGggtgcttttctttttgctgttcttctgcatttcaaacaCATCTACGTGTACGTGGCCCCAGCATATGGTGTTTATTTGTTACGATCCTACTGCTTTACTGCAAATAATGCAG ATGGATCCCTGAAGTGGAGAAGTTTCAGCTTTCTTCATGTAACTCTTCTGGGATTGATTGTCTGTCTTGTTTCTGCTCTTTCACTGGGACCCTTCCTAGTACTG GGTCAGCTGCCTCAAGTAATTTCACGGCTCTTCCCTTTCAAGCGAGGTCTCTGCCATGCCTATTGGGCCCCCAACTTCTGGGCTTTGTATAATGCCATGGATAAAGCACTGACAATTCTTG ggTTAAAGTGCAATTTTCTTGATGCTACAAAAATCCCTAAAGCCTCCATGACAGGAGGGCTGGTTCAAGAGTTTCAGCACACTGTCCTCCCTTCAGTGACTCCACTGGCAACATTAATCTGTACTTTCATAGCTATATTG ccctctgttttctgtctttggtTTAAACCTCAAGGGCCCCGAGGCTTTCTACAGTGCCTTGTTCTCTGTGCATTGAGCTCCTTCATGTTTGGCTGGCATGTGCATGAGAAAGCAATACTCCTTGCAATTCTGCCTTTAAG CTTATTGTCTATTCAGAGAGCCAAGGATGCTGGCATCTACTTGATTCTGGCAACAACAGGGCATTTCTCACTTTTTCCATTGTTGTTCACAACACCAG aactTCCAATTAAAATACTGCTTATGCTGCTGTTTACTATTTATAGCTTCTCGTCATTGAAATCTCTATTCAG GAGAGAGAAACCTCTACTTAACTGGCTTGAAACAATCTACCTCATCCAACTAGTGCCCTTGGAAATCTTCTGTGAAATCGTATTTCCCCTGACCCCCTGGAAACGGCACTTCCCTTTTGTCCCCCTGTTGCTGACCTCTGTGTACTGCGCTCTGGGAATCACATACGCTTGGCTGAAACTCTACGTCTCTGTCTTGACTGAGAGAATTCCTGTCAGACAAAAGGCTGAGTAA
- the KCTD21 gene encoding BTB/POZ domain-containing protein KCTD21, whose product MSEPITLNVGGKLYTTSLSTLTSFPDSMLGAMFSGKIPTKKDSQGNCFIDRDGKIFRYILNFLRTSHLDLPEDFQEMGLLRREVDFYQIQPLIEALQEKEVELSKAEKNAMLNITLDQKTQTVHFTVREAPQIYSLSSSNMEVFSAHIFSTSCLFLKLLGSKLYYCFNGNLSSISSYLQDPNHLTLDWVASVEGLPEEEYTKQNLKRLWVVPDNKQINSFQVFVEEVLKIAMSDGFCIDSAHPHTSDFMNNKIIRLIRYK is encoded by the coding sequence ATGTCGGAACCGATCACGCTCAATGTTGGAGGAAAACTCTATACCACCTCTCTGTCCACTCTGACTAGCTTTCCAGACTCCATGCTGGGGGCCATGTTTAGTGGGAAGATCCCAACCAAGAAGGACAGCCAAGGCAACTGCTTTATTGACAGAGATGGCAAAATCTTCCGCTATATCCTGAACTTTTTGCGAACTTCTCACTTGGACCTTCCCGAAGATTTTCAGGAAATGGGCTTACTGCGGCGAGAAGTAGATTTTTATCAAATTCAGCCTCTGATTGAGGCCTTGCAGGAGAAGGAGGTAGAGCTTTCTAAAGCAGAGAAAAACGCCATGCTTAACATCACCCTCGATCAGAAGACCCAGACTGTTCACTTCACTGTCCGAGAAGCACCCCAGATTTACAGCCTGTCTTCCTCCAACATGGAAGTGTTCAGTGCTCATATCTTCTCCACATCGTGCCTGTTCCTGAAGCTTCTTGGTTCCAAACTGTACTACTGTTTCAATGGAAACCTTTCCTCAATATCCAGTTACCTGCAGGACCCCAACCACTTGACCTTAGATTGGGTTGCAAGTGTGGAAGGCCTTCCCGAAGAGGAGTACACCAAGCAGAACTTGAAGAGACTCTGGGTGGTGCCAGATAATAAGCAAATCAATAGTTTCCAGGTGTTTGTGGAAGAAGTGCTGAAAATAGCCATGAGTGATGGTTTCTGCATAGATTCTGCTCATCCACATACTTCAGATTTCATGAATAATAAGATTATTCGCCTAATTCGGTACAAGTAG